The DNA window ATTCGATGCGGCTGCGCCGTGCCCAAGCGATCCACCTGTCCAGCGCTTCGGCGGCGTGGTCGGCAGGGAGTTTGAAGACCGTCCGTAGGCCTTCTTTGAGCAGGTAGGCGCGGTAGAGCCGAGGGTCGGTGGTGGCGATCCAGCGCAGCTTCGCTTGTTGGCGGTCGGTGAGGTTTTCCGGGTTCTTCCACAGCGCGTAGCGGGCGCGCCGCAATGCTTGGGCTGGCCCGGTGGAGATGGTGGCGCGTCGGCCATGGGCCCACCCGTGCGAGCGGGTATGCCCGCTGCGGCGAGCATCGCTCCAGGCCTGTTGACGCACGGCATCCAATGCCTCAGTGGCCCAACCAACGACGTGAAACGGGTCGGCACAGCGGATGGCGTCCGGGCATCGTTCGCTGACCACGTCGGCGATCCATTTGGCCCCATCAGCGGTGACGTGGGTGATCTGGGCGCACCGACCTGCACCTGAGGCTTCTAGCGCGTCGAAGAAGGCGCGCACGGTCGCGCGTTCGTGACCGGGATGCGCCCACACCAGGCGGCCGCTGTCGTGGTCGACGACCACAGTTAGGTACTTGTGATGGCGCTTGTAGGAGATCTCATCAATCCCGATCCGCGTCAGGTCGGCGAACCCATCGACTCCGGCGACGGTGTCGGCCCACACTCGAGTGATGATCGATCCGACTGTGCGCCAGGCGATCCGCATCAGCTCGGTGATTGCCTTCTTGGAGCAGTGTGTGGCCAACCAGGCCACCTGCTGGTCGAACGAGCGGGTATGTCCCGCGCCGTGTCGGGCCCAGGGGACTTGTCGCACCGTCGGGCCGTGGGTGGGGCAGTTGACCCGTGGGGCGTCAGCCTCCAGGAAGACCTGAACGGTTCCCAAATCGAGTCCGCGCCACCGCCGCCGCCCCTGGCCGCGGTCATACCAGGAGGCTCTCGATCCGCAGTCTCCGCATCGACCCTTAAGCGGTCGTCGCGGTCGCATATGGACCACGAGAGCCTGCGTTTGGTCGTCGAACTCGACGCCCTCGACCACCGCGTTCTCGACGCACAACACGGTGCGCCATAGGCTGGCATTCCGCACGCCGTTCTCCGATCTGTAGTTTTTGACCTTCGACAAGCCAAAAACCTAGACCGGAAACGGCGTGTGGCCGTTCAGGCGCAATCAGCAACCCACGAATGAGTCACAAGAGCCTCATTCGATGACGGCGCTCGGTCGGGTCTATGACCACCCGGACACCGCCAGGCGCAATAACTACCAGTTGCTCGGCGAGTAATCCTTGAGGAAGCAGCCGTACAGATCTTCGCCACGCTCCCCGCGCACGATGGGGTCGTACACGCGGGCAGCGCCGTCGACGAGGTCGAGCGGGGCGTGGAAACCTTCGTCGGCGAGCCGCAACTTCGTGGGGTGCGGACGCTCGTCGGTGATCCAGCCCGTGTCGACGGCGGTCATGAGAATGCCGTCCTGCTCGAGCATCTCGGCGGCGCTGGTGCGCGTGAGCATGTTCAGTGCGGCCTTGGCCATATTGGTGTGCGGATGTCCGGGGCCTTTGTAGGCGCGGCTGAACTGCCCTTCCATCGCCGACACGTTCACGACATACGTGCGCCGGGCCGACGACGCGGCCATCGCCGGGCGCAGGCGACTCACCAAAATGAACGGTGCCGTCTGGTTGCACAGCTGAACTTCGAGCAGTTCCATCGCATCCACCTCGTGTACGCGTTGGGTCCAGCTGTTGATCGATGCGGTGTCGGGCAGCAGTCCACCCGCATCGATGGCGGTGCCCGCGGCGATCCGCTGCGGGGAAGCACTGCGCGCAGTCAGCGCCAGTTTGGTGACCGCGTGCGGCGTCTGATGCTCGGCGAGGCTTCCCGCGAGTGCGGCCGGGTGGGCGTCACTGACGTGGTCGAACGTGATGACGTCGACGAGCTGCTGCGGCGGCGTGCGCTCGCCCTCGACGAGCGCCGAATAGGAGCCGGGCGCTCGGCGCACGGTCTGGGCGGCGTTGTTGATCAGGATGTCCAGCGGGCCCTGCGCGGCCACGGTGTCCGCAAGCGCGACGACCTGAGCGGGATCCCGTAGGTCGATACCCACCACGCGCAGGCGGTGCAGCCAGTCGGCGCTGTCGGGCATCGCGGCGAAGCGGCGCACGGCGTCGTTCGGAAAGCGGGTGGTGATGGTCGTATGCGCCCCGTCTCGGAGTAGTCGCAGCGCGATGTACATGCCGATCTTGGCGCGGCCACCGGTGAGCAGGGCGCTCCTGCCGGTGAGATCGGTGCGGGCGTCGCGCTTGGCGTGGCTGAGCGCGGCGCACGCTGAACAGAGTTGGTGGTAGAAGGCGTCGACCACGGTGTAGTGGTTCTTGCACATGTAGCACGCGCGCGACCGAAGCAATGTGCCCGCGGTGGCCCCAACGGCAGTGGAGACCAAGGGCAGACCAGCAGTCTCGTCGTCGATACGGCCGGGCGCACCGGTGGCGGTGGCCGCGACGACGGCGTGATCGGCGGCAGCCACGGCGTCGCGTTTCGCGTCGCGGCGCGCCTTCTTCACCGCCTTGAAGATGCCGGCGGTGGCCCGACGTACCGCAACGGCATCGGGGTGCTCTGGCGGCAAAGACTCGATGTCGGCCAGCACCTGTAGGCACGTGTCGAGCTTGTCGGGGTCGATCGCGTTCACCCAGGAAGAATACGGCCCTGTTTTGCGTGTTCTCGCATTCCCACCGCCTTTCGCGAAAAGGCTCGGCGCGGCAGCTGGTGTGGTCACCCAGCGTGGCTACGTGATGGTCGACGAGTACACGGCCACGAATGTTCCCCACATCTTCGCCGCCGGG is part of the Mycolicibacterium tusciae JS617 genome and encodes:
- a CDS encoding ISL3 family transposase: MRNASLWRTVLCVENAVVEGVEFDDQTQALVVHMRPRRPLKGRCGDCGSRASWYDRGQGRRRWRGLDLGTVQVFLEADAPRVNCPTHGPTVRQVPWARHGAGHTRSFDQQVAWLATHCSKKAITELMRIAWRTVGSIITRVWADTVAGVDGFADLTRIGIDEISYKRHHKYLTVVVDHDSGRLVWAHPGHERATVRAFFDALEASGAGRCAQITHVTADGAKWIADVVSERCPDAIRCADPFHVVGWATEALDAVRQQAWSDARRSGHTRSHGWAHGRRATISTGPAQALRRARYALWKNPENLTDRQQAKLRWIATTDPRLYRAYLLKEGLRTVFKLPADHAAEALDRWIAWARRSRIESFVKLQRRIAGHREQILASIAHGLSNGLIESVNTKIRLITRIAFGFAHPGALIALAMLTLGGHRPTLPGRQ
- a CDS encoding SDR family oxidoreductase, with translation MNAIDPDKLDTCLQVLADIESLPPEHPDAVAVRRATAGIFKAVKKARRDAKRDAVAAADHAVVAATATGAPGRIDDETAGLPLVSTAVGATAGTLLRSRACYMCKNHYTVVDAFYHQLCSACAALSHAKRDARTDLTGRSALLTGGRAKIGMYIALRLLRDGAHTTITTRFPNDAVRRFAAMPDSADWLHRLRVVGIDLRDPAQVVALADTVAAQGPLDILINNAAQTVRRAPGSYSALVEGERTPPQQLVDVITFDHVSDAHPAALAGSLAEHQTPHAVTKLALTARSASPQRIAAGTAIDAGGLLPDTASINSWTQRVHEVDAMELLEVQLCNQTAPFILVSRLRPAMAASSARRTYVVNVSAMEGQFSRAYKGPGHPHTNMAKAALNMLTRTSAAEMLEQDGILMTAVDTGWITDERPHPTKLRLADEGFHAPLDLVDGAARVYDPIVRGERGEDLYGCFLKDYSPSNW